Proteins co-encoded in one Kribbella qitaiheensis genomic window:
- the dapF gene encoding diaminopimelate epimerase, translating into MGETFSWLKGHGTENDFVLLPDPDGTVHGDLDADFVRFLCDRHAGIGADGVLRVIEGSKQSYVEDGGAWFMDYWNSDGTIGEMCGNGIRVFARYLSEAGLTADKPIRIGTRAGVKEVVLNDDGTITVDMGEPSFPGPAGIVVEANGHQWPAVHVNVGNPHAVAFVDDLREPGPLLDAPRWSPAEAFPNGMNAEFVVRKGPNEVQMRVHERGSGETRSCGTGTCAVAVASARAAHQEAPVTYKVGVPGGVLTITWRDDNHLEMTGPAVIHARGEFSRSWLPA; encoded by the coding sequence GTGGGAGAGACTTTCAGCTGGCTCAAGGGGCACGGCACGGAGAATGACTTCGTGCTGTTGCCCGACCCGGACGGGACCGTGCACGGGGATCTGGATGCCGACTTCGTGCGGTTCCTGTGTGATCGGCATGCCGGCATCGGGGCCGACGGCGTACTGCGGGTGATCGAGGGCTCGAAGCAGTCGTATGTCGAGGATGGCGGCGCCTGGTTCATGGACTACTGGAACTCCGACGGGACCATCGGCGAGATGTGCGGCAACGGGATCCGGGTGTTCGCCCGGTACCTGTCGGAGGCCGGCCTGACCGCGGACAAGCCGATCCGGATCGGCACCCGGGCCGGGGTCAAGGAGGTCGTGCTCAACGACGACGGCACCATCACCGTCGACATGGGCGAACCGTCCTTCCCAGGCCCGGCGGGCATCGTCGTCGAGGCGAACGGGCACCAGTGGCCGGCCGTGCACGTGAACGTAGGCAACCCGCATGCTGTTGCCTTCGTCGACGATCTCCGGGAGCCGGGTCCGCTGCTGGACGCACCGCGGTGGTCCCCGGCCGAGGCCTTCCCGAACGGGATGAACGCCGAGTTCGTGGTCCGCAAAGGCCCGAACGAGGTGCAGATGCGCGTGCACGAGCGTGGGTCGGGGGAGACCCGCTCCTGTGGCACCGGGACCTGCGCCGTCGCGGTGGCATCAGCGCGGGCGGCTCACCAGGAAGCCCCGGTCACGTACAAGGTCGGCGTACCAGGCGGTGTCCTGACGATCACGTGGCGTGACGACAACCATCTGGAGATGACCGGACCCGCCGTGATCCACGCGCGCGGCGAATTTTCGCGAAGCTGGCTGCCCGCCTGA
- a CDS encoding ATP-binding protein, giving the protein MTQQADSPRTELAGRLQAIQELSGRSLRELQRATGISSSSLSRYFAGRSLPPWSAVVALCKVVQRDPRPLRDLWEQASRLPPPPPPARPTVAGRNDLPLDVADFTGRRAELDAVRESLAAARAVAIDGMAGVGKTCLAVHLAHQLAPEYADGRLYLDLHGFTPGREPLEPASAVRMLLAALEVPVASGLDGSEELAALWRAELAHRRVLVVLDNVASADQARPLLPGAGASAVLITSRNRLVELDQVPPVSLDVLDDADGIELLQQAGGPGDRVANEPDATAEVLRLCGGLPLAIRLSAARLRHRPGWTVGVLADRLRAGSDHVDTALSMSLRQLDHAQRRTFRLLGLLPGATFDDYAVAALTGNTLAATRGSLEDLVDSHLVQQPQAAVYRLHDLVRAYAGRVAAAEESPPEQRQAVVRVLDYYLHSAAAAGKLLRYAYPDEAPLPCPEPAEMPTFADQAAALAWFDHEYPNLVETIAVGSDLHISRLPRLLRPYYFRRAASADENRLLDLALAAASRLGDAGLVAAVQADLGFARYSAGRFPEALQYYESAAATMPDSAALAVRRGYLHQDLGETARAMALFEHAAELFDRDGQPKGVAHATAFQAWAAYQLGQLDEAAALAVKALALQSDAEDWPPPITALVTLGAATGRTDPAAAIEHLTKALRLAREDDHVQNQAWCLNYLAVALRQAGRYDEALADHRTALRLVEDTEPQWAVNFLNSYAETSLAAGQTDEAREIYQQALELAESTGYAHEATVARQGLSRVLTWN; this is encoded by the coding sequence GTGACTCAGCAGGCCGATTCGCCCCGGACCGAGCTGGCCGGGAGGTTGCAGGCGATCCAGGAGCTGTCCGGGCGCAGCCTCCGGGAGCTGCAACGTGCCACCGGCATCAGCTCCTCGTCGCTGTCGAGGTACTTCGCGGGCCGCAGCCTCCCGCCCTGGTCGGCGGTGGTCGCGTTGTGCAAGGTGGTCCAGCGTGATCCGCGGCCGCTCCGCGATCTGTGGGAGCAGGCTTCCCGACTCCCACCGCCGCCACCACCGGCCCGTCCGACGGTGGCCGGCCGCAACGACCTTCCACTCGACGTCGCGGACTTCACCGGGCGTAGGGCCGAGCTCGACGCAGTACGCGAGAGCCTGGCGGCCGCCCGTGCGGTGGCGATCGACGGGATGGCTGGAGTCGGGAAGACCTGCCTGGCTGTGCATCTGGCCCACCAGCTCGCGCCGGAGTACGCCGATGGCCGGCTCTACCTGGATCTGCATGGCTTCACCCCTGGCCGCGAGCCGCTGGAGCCCGCGAGCGCCGTACGGATGTTGCTGGCTGCTCTCGAGGTCCCCGTGGCCAGCGGTTTGGATGGTTCGGAGGAGCTGGCAGCGCTCTGGCGTGCCGAGTTGGCACATCGTCGGGTGCTTGTCGTGCTGGACAACGTCGCCAGCGCCGACCAAGCCCGGCCGTTGCTCCCCGGCGCCGGCGCGAGCGCCGTCCTGATCACCAGCCGCAATCGGCTCGTCGAGCTTGATCAGGTCCCGCCGGTGTCGCTGGACGTGCTCGATGACGCCGACGGGATCGAGCTCTTGCAGCAGGCGGGCGGCCCTGGCGATCGCGTCGCGAACGAGCCCGATGCGACTGCCGAGGTACTGCGACTTTGCGGCGGACTGCCGTTGGCGATCAGGCTGTCGGCTGCCCGCTTACGGCATCGCCCTGGGTGGACCGTCGGCGTACTGGCTGACCGGCTGCGAGCCGGCTCGGATCATGTCGACACCGCGCTCTCGATGTCGTTGCGGCAGCTGGACCATGCTCAGCGGCGGACCTTCCGGCTACTGGGGCTGTTGCCTGGAGCAACATTTGATGACTACGCGGTGGCTGCCTTGACCGGTAACACTCTCGCCGCTACCCGCGGTTCGCTGGAGGATCTGGTCGACAGCCATCTCGTGCAGCAACCGCAAGCGGCTGTCTACCGGTTGCACGATCTGGTGCGCGCGTACGCCGGTCGAGTGGCCGCCGCCGAGGAATCGCCGCCGGAGCAGCGGCAGGCCGTCGTACGGGTGCTGGACTACTACCTGCACAGCGCGGCGGCGGCCGGCAAGCTTCTGCGGTACGCGTACCCCGACGAGGCACCGCTCCCCTGTCCTGAGCCGGCTGAGATGCCTACGTTCGCTGACCAGGCTGCCGCTCTGGCCTGGTTCGACCACGAGTATCCGAACCTCGTCGAAACCATCGCGGTGGGATCGGATCTGCACATCAGCCGCCTGCCGCGGTTGCTCCGGCCGTACTACTTCCGGCGCGCCGCCTCCGCCGACGAGAACCGCTTGCTCGACCTCGCTCTGGCTGCCGCCTCACGGCTCGGCGATGCCGGCCTGGTGGCCGCTGTCCAAGCGGATCTCGGCTTCGCCCGCTACAGCGCCGGCCGCTTCCCAGAGGCCTTGCAGTACTACGAATCCGCCGCGGCCACGATGCCCGATTCAGCCGCGTTGGCCGTCCGCCGCGGCTACCTCCACCAGGACCTCGGCGAGACCGCGCGGGCGATGGCGCTGTTCGAGCACGCCGCCGAGCTTTTCGACCGCGACGGGCAGCCGAAGGGAGTCGCCCATGCGACCGCGTTCCAGGCCTGGGCGGCGTACCAGCTAGGGCAGTTGGACGAAGCGGCCGCGCTCGCCGTCAAGGCGCTCGCCCTGCAGAGCGACGCGGAGGACTGGCCGCCGCCGATCACAGCGCTCGTCACCCTCGGCGCGGCGACCGGCAGAACCGATCCGGCGGCAGCGATCGAACACCTCACCAAAGCCCTGCGGCTTGCTCGCGAGGACGACCACGTGCAGAACCAGGCCTGGTGCCTCAACTACCTGGCCGTCGCTCTCCGCCAGGCAGGCCGCTACGACGAGGCCCTCGCCGACCACCGCACGGCACTCCGACTCGTCGAGGACACCGAGCCCCAGTGGGCAGTCAACTTCCTGAACAGCTACGCAGAGACCTCCTTGGCAGCCGGCCAAACCGACGAGGCCCGCGAGATCTACCAGCAGGCCCTGGAACTCGCCGAATCCACCGGCTACGCCCACGAGGCAACGGTCGCGCGACAGGGCCTCAGTAGAGTCCTCACATGGAACTGA
- the hflX gene encoding GTPase HflX codes for MTTQSNAYDESTDADFDLIQDDVIDDDKAASSGYDRELSTEGLELEERQALRRVVGMSTELTDISEVEYRKLLLERVLLVGVWTEGSAEDAENSLAELKLLAETAGSEVLDGVIQRRKKPDPATFIGSGKVHDLRNLVASLGADTVIADGELAPAQLRNLEDKLKVKVVDRTALILDIFAQHAKSKEGKAQVELAQLQYMKQRLRGWGGNLSRQAGGRVGAAGGGIGGRGPGETKIETDRRRINTKIAKLRHELKALKGTRSTMRQERRRHSIPSVAIAGYTNAGKSSLLNRMTGAGVLVENALFATLDPTTRRTTTSDGRVYTFTDTVGFVRHLPHDIVEAFRSTLEEVADADLLLHVVDGSHPDPLAQIQAVREVLAEIGAGNVQEIIVINKGDLADPMALAPILHREPRAIVVSAQTGEGIDKLTALVEASLPQPDVSVDLLLPYDRGDLVSRIHSEGSVDTLEHTGEGTRVAARVHAGLADELAPYEVSATH; via the coding sequence ATGACGACCCAATCGAACGCATACGACGAGTCCACCGACGCCGACTTCGACCTGATCCAGGACGACGTGATCGACGACGACAAGGCCGCGTCGTCGGGTTACGACCGCGAACTGAGTACTGAAGGCCTCGAGCTCGAGGAACGCCAGGCGCTACGGCGCGTGGTCGGGATGTCCACCGAGCTGACCGACATCAGCGAGGTCGAGTACCGCAAACTTCTGCTGGAGCGCGTCCTGCTGGTCGGGGTGTGGACCGAGGGCAGCGCCGAGGACGCCGAGAACTCGCTCGCCGAGCTGAAACTGCTCGCCGAGACGGCCGGCTCCGAGGTGCTCGACGGCGTCATCCAGCGGCGCAAGAAGCCGGACCCCGCGACCTTCATCGGTAGCGGCAAGGTGCACGACCTGCGCAACCTGGTCGCGTCGCTCGGCGCGGACACGGTGATCGCCGACGGCGAACTCGCGCCCGCCCAGCTGCGCAACCTGGAAGACAAACTGAAGGTCAAGGTCGTCGACCGGACCGCGCTGATCCTCGACATCTTCGCCCAGCACGCGAAGAGCAAGGAAGGCAAGGCCCAGGTCGAGCTGGCCCAGCTGCAGTACATGAAGCAGCGGCTGCGTGGTTGGGGTGGGAACCTGTCCCGCCAGGCCGGTGGCCGCGTCGGTGCGGCCGGTGGCGGTATCGGTGGCCGTGGTCCCGGTGAAACCAAGATCGAGACCGACCGGCGCCGGATCAACACCAAGATCGCCAAGCTGCGGCACGAGCTGAAGGCGTTGAAGGGCACCCGCTCGACGATGCGTCAGGAGCGCCGCCGGCATTCCATCCCGTCGGTCGCGATCGCCGGCTACACCAATGCCGGCAAGTCCTCGCTGCTGAACCGGATGACCGGTGCCGGCGTGCTGGTCGAGAACGCGCTGTTCGCGACCCTGGACCCGACCACCCGGCGTACGACGACGTCGGACGGGCGCGTCTACACCTTCACCGACACCGTCGGGTTCGTCCGGCACCTGCCGCATGACATCGTCGAGGCTTTCCGCTCGACGCTGGAGGAGGTCGCGGACGCGGATCTGCTGCTGCACGTAGTGGACGGTTCGCACCCGGACCCGCTGGCCCAGATCCAGGCGGTCCGTGAGGTGCTGGCCGAGATCGGGGCGGGCAACGTCCAGGAGATCATCGTGATCAACAAGGGCGACCTGGCCGACCCGATGGCGCTGGCGCCGATCCTGCACCGGGAGCCGCGAGCGATCGTGGTCTCCGCGCAGACCGGCGAAGGCATCGACAAGCTGACGGCACTGGTCGAGGCATCGCTGCCCCAGCCGGACGTCTCGGTCGACCTGCTGCTGCCGTACGACCGCGGTGACCTGGTCTCCCGGATCCACTCCGAGGGCTCGGTCGACACCCTGGAGCACACCGGCGAAGGCACCCGCGTCGCCGCTCGCGTGCACGCAGGCCTGGCCGACGAGCTCGCGCCGTACGAGGTCTCCGCAACGCACTGA
- a CDS encoding carboxymuconolactone decarboxylase family protein, with product MQSRMKNPVMVITEAMGPAQKLMGAAKLGGVPETTLELVHLRVSQINGCSACVDGGVKTARKNGETEDRLAAVVAWRETSYFTDAERAALALAEAATRLADASGGVSDQVWDEAARYYDERGLAALVLMTAVTNLFNRLNATTRQIAGTWG from the coding sequence ATGCAGTCACGGATGAAGAACCCGGTCATGGTCATCACCGAGGCGATGGGCCCGGCGCAGAAGCTGATGGGCGCCGCGAAGCTGGGCGGCGTACCGGAGACGACCCTGGAACTGGTCCACCTGCGGGTGAGCCAGATCAACGGCTGCAGCGCCTGCGTGGACGGCGGGGTGAAGACCGCCCGGAAGAACGGTGAGACCGAGGACAGGCTCGCCGCGGTGGTTGCCTGGCGGGAGACGTCGTACTTCACCGACGCGGAGCGGGCGGCGCTGGCGCTCGCCGAGGCCGCGACCCGGCTGGCCGATGCCTCCGGCGGCGTCTCCGACCAGGTCTGGGACGAAGCCGCCCGGTACTACGACGAGCGCGGGCTGGCGGCGCTCGTCCTGATGACCGCCGTCACCAACCTCTTCAACCGCCTCAACGCCACCACCCGCCAGATCGCCGGCACCTGGGGCTGA
- the ligD gene encoding non-homologous end-joining DNA ligase, which produces MSPAGGPPVLPMMAALGPMPSGPSWSYEMKWDGIRVIAEVDADGCRLWSRNSRDVSAGYPELLGLANDAGLRLPAVLDGEIVTLDENGAPSFGLLQRRMHVRDPRQLTQLIKQVPVSVRVFDVLRFDGKSLLEATYDARRGLLDSLELTDPFWEVPQAYADGEEALELSASTGLEGVVAKRRKSRYLSGKRSSDWVKVKPVLTRDVILCGWHPGEGNREGKIGSLYCGAYDGDDLVLIGKVGSGLDFAMLEILSAELAALEIDTPPFDVTSVPATDRRAAHWLDPLLVAEVTYSGWAADGRLRHPVWRGLRLDIDPQSVTR; this is translated from the coding sequence GTGAGTCCGGCCGGTGGTCCGCCGGTGCTGCCGATGATGGCGGCACTCGGACCGATGCCGTCCGGCCCGAGTTGGTCGTACGAGATGAAGTGGGACGGCATCCGGGTGATCGCGGAGGTCGACGCGGACGGCTGCCGGCTGTGGTCCCGCAACAGCCGCGACGTCTCCGCGGGGTACCCGGAACTTCTGGGCCTGGCCAACGACGCCGGCCTACGGCTCCCCGCCGTACTGGATGGTGAGATCGTCACGCTGGACGAGAACGGGGCGCCGTCGTTCGGGCTGCTGCAGCGCCGGATGCACGTTCGCGATCCGCGCCAGCTGACCCAGTTGATCAAGCAGGTGCCGGTGTCGGTCCGGGTCTTCGACGTGCTGCGGTTCGACGGCAAGTCATTGCTTGAGGCAACCTATGACGCGCGGCGCGGGCTGCTCGACTCGCTGGAGCTCACCGACCCGTTCTGGGAGGTCCCGCAGGCCTATGCCGACGGCGAGGAGGCGCTCGAGCTGTCGGCGTCGACCGGACTCGAAGGCGTGGTCGCCAAACGGCGCAAGTCGCGCTACCTGTCCGGCAAACGCAGCTCGGACTGGGTGAAGGTGAAACCGGTACTCACCCGCGACGTGATCCTCTGCGGCTGGCATCCGGGGGAGGGGAACCGCGAAGGCAAGATCGGCTCCCTGTACTGCGGCGCCTACGACGGCGACGACCTGGTCCTGATCGGCAAGGTCGGCTCCGGCCTGGACTTCGCGATGCTCGAAATCCTCAGCGCCGAACTGGCCGCCCTCGAGATCGACACCCCACCCTTCGACGTCACCTCGGTCCCCGCCACCGACCGCCGAGCCGCCCACTGGCTCGACCCCCTCCTCGTCGCCGAAGTCACCTACTCCGGCTGGGCCGCCGACGGCCGCCTCCGCCACCCAGTCTGGCGAGGCCTCCGCCTAGACATAGACCCACAATCAGTAACCCGCTAA
- a CDS encoding glutathione peroxidase, which yields MTTVYDFSATRIEGNEQSLADFRDQVLLVVNTASQCSQTPQYSGLQKLYKTYRKQGFSVLGFPCDQFGHQEPGDENEIANFCSTIYHVSFPMFAKIDVNGSKTLPLFNWLKREQGGLLGGRIKWNFTKFLIARDGSVLARYAPTHTPEKLADKVGAALAVPAPSRRESND from the coding sequence ATGACGACTGTCTATGACTTCAGTGCCACCCGGATCGAAGGCAATGAACAGTCTCTTGCCGACTTCCGTGACCAGGTGCTCCTGGTGGTGAATACGGCCTCGCAATGCAGCCAGACCCCGCAGTACTCCGGCCTGCAGAAGCTGTACAAGACATACCGCAAGCAGGGCTTCTCCGTGCTCGGATTCCCCTGCGACCAGTTCGGCCACCAGGAGCCCGGCGACGAGAACGAGATCGCGAACTTCTGTTCGACGATCTATCACGTGTCTTTCCCGATGTTCGCCAAGATCGACGTGAACGGGTCCAAGACGCTGCCGCTGTTCAACTGGCTCAAACGCGAGCAGGGCGGCCTGCTGGGCGGGCGGATCAAGTGGAACTTCACCAAGTTCCTGATCGCCCGCGACGGCAGCGTGCTGGCCCGCTACGCGCCGACACACACGCCGGAGAAGCTCGCCGACAAGGTCGGAGCCGCCCTCGCGGTCCCGGCCCCAAGCCGCCGGGAATCGAACGACTGA
- a CDS encoding immune inhibitor A domain-containing protein, whose product MRKVSVGLVSLALAATFGLSMSSAGNAVTQLPSSGGTTTASETPASDELPNPLEDKRRDLRQEAITKLLNGTGKAEKRGASTVMKLGTKTKGSEGVTNAQGKVDQYVELSREKTDKIFVVLAEFGNQRHPSYPDQDTDPATPGPATFDGPLHNAIPEPNRALDNSTIWQADYSAQHYRDLYFGTGNSVKKYYERQSSGRYSVNGQVTDWVKVPYNEARYGRSNGFPCAGNVCNNTWNLVADAVNQWVADQKAAGRTTEQIKADLASYDQWDRYDYDGDGNFNEPDGYIDHFQIVHSGGDQADGDPQQGEDAIWSHRWRVQTPGGPANFPIGGAQVGDTGLWVGDYTVQPENGGISVFAHEYGHDLGLPDQYNTAGGENGVNWWTIMAQSRVSKPTDGGIGEQAADFGAWDKMFLGWLDYEIVNSGQNRTVELGPFEYNTAKAQGLVVTLPKKPVVSPLVTPPVGTKQWWSGQGNNLNTAMSRQVTLPAGPASLTFQANWDIEDCGPDPCDYAYVEVNDGTGYKAIPGSITTAAEGNGIDGTSSGWVPATFDLSAYAGKTVGLQFHYVTDPAAGGKGFFVDDIKVTSGTTTVVDSGAETSPEGWTLNGFTSVGGSITTLYDNYYIATNVNHISYDANLKTGPYNFGFLNTQPDKVEHFPYQAGLLIWYVDTSTPDNNTSVHPGTGRALPIDSRPVPINRIDGTVWRPRVSGYDAPFGLTKADSFTLHFNGQASYIRGQAAVPTFNDSKTYWYPELPGAGVKVPNNGVNIKVTGQSDTSMTVKVSKRS is encoded by the coding sequence GTGCGCAAGGTATCTGTCGGGCTGGTCAGCCTGGCCCTCGCGGCGACGTTCGGCCTGAGCATGAGCTCGGCCGGCAACGCCGTCACACAACTACCGTCCTCGGGCGGCACCACCACCGCCAGCGAGACACCCGCCTCGGATGAGCTGCCGAACCCGCTGGAGGACAAGCGCCGGGATCTGCGCCAGGAGGCGATCACCAAGCTTCTCAACGGCACCGGCAAGGCCGAGAAGCGCGGCGCCAGCACGGTGATGAAGCTGGGCACCAAGACCAAGGGTTCCGAGGGCGTGACCAACGCCCAGGGCAAGGTCGACCAGTACGTCGAGCTGTCCCGGGAGAAGACCGACAAGATCTTCGTGGTGCTGGCCGAGTTCGGCAATCAGCGGCACCCGAGCTACCCCGACCAGGACACCGACCCGGCGACGCCCGGGCCGGCCACCTTCGACGGGCCGCTGCACAACGCGATCCCGGAGCCGAACCGGGCCTTGGACAACTCGACCATCTGGCAGGCCGACTACTCAGCGCAACACTACCGCGACCTGTACTTCGGCACCGGCAACTCGGTGAAGAAGTACTACGAGCGGCAGTCCTCGGGTCGCTATTCGGTGAACGGCCAGGTCACCGACTGGGTGAAGGTGCCGTACAACGAGGCCCGCTACGGCCGGTCGAACGGTTTCCCGTGCGCCGGCAACGTCTGCAACAACACCTGGAACCTGGTCGCCGACGCGGTGAACCAGTGGGTCGCCGACCAGAAGGCGGCCGGCCGCACCACCGAGCAGATCAAGGCGGACCTGGCGTCGTACGACCAGTGGGACCGCTACGACTACGACGGTGACGGCAACTTCAACGAGCCCGACGGCTACATCGACCACTTCCAGATCGTCCACTCCGGTGGCGACCAGGCCGATGGTGACCCGCAGCAGGGTGAGGACGCGATCTGGTCGCACCGCTGGCGCGTCCAGACCCCGGGTGGCCCGGCCAACTTCCCGATCGGTGGCGCCCAGGTCGGCGACACCGGCCTGTGGGTCGGCGACTACACGGTCCAGCCGGAGAACGGCGGCATCAGCGTCTTCGCGCACGAGTACGGCCACGACCTCGGCCTGCCGGACCAGTACAACACGGCCGGCGGCGAGAACGGCGTCAACTGGTGGACGATCATGGCGCAGAGCCGGGTCAGCAAGCCCACCGACGGCGGGATCGGCGAGCAGGCGGCCGACTTCGGCGCCTGGGACAAGATGTTCCTCGGCTGGCTGGACTACGAGATCGTGAACTCCGGCCAGAACCGGACCGTCGAGCTCGGCCCGTTCGAGTACAACACGGCCAAGGCCCAGGGCCTGGTGGTCACCCTGCCGAAGAAGCCGGTGGTCAGTCCGCTGGTCACTCCCCCGGTCGGCACCAAGCAGTGGTGGAGCGGTCAAGGCAACAACCTGAACACCGCGATGAGCCGTCAGGTCACCCTGCCGGCCGGCCCGGCCAGCCTCACCTTCCAGGCGAACTGGGACATCGAGGACTGTGGTCCGGACCCGTGTGACTACGCCTACGTCGAGGTCAACGACGGCACCGGCTACAAGGCGATCCCAGGCAGCATCACCACGGCAGCCGAAGGCAACGGCATCGACGGCACCAGCTCCGGCTGGGTTCCGGCCACCTTCGACCTGTCGGCCTACGCGGGCAAGACGGTCGGCCTGCAGTTCCACTACGTGACCGACCCGGCCGCTGGTGGCAAGGGCTTCTTCGTCGACGACATCAAGGTCACCTCGGGTACCACCACCGTGGTCGACTCCGGTGCGGAGACGTCGCCCGAGGGCTGGACGCTGAACGGCTTCACCTCGGTCGGCGGCAGCATCACCACCCTGTACGACAACTATTACATCGCGACGAACGTGAACCACATCTCGTACGACGCGAACCTGAAGACCGGCCCGTACAACTTCGGCTTCCTCAACACGCAGCCGGACAAGGTCGAGCACTTCCCGTACCAGGCGGGTCTGCTGATCTGGTACGTCGACACCTCGACGCCGGACAACAACACCAGTGTCCACCCGGGCACCGGCCGGGCCCTGCCGATCGACTCGCGGCCGGTCCCGATCAACCGGATCGACGGAACCGTCTGGCGCCCGCGCGTCAGCGGCTACGACGCTCCGTTCGGCCTCACCAAGGCTGACTCGTTCACGCTGCACTTCAACGGCCAGGCCAGCTACATCCGTGGCCAGGCAGCGGTGCCGACGTTCAACGACAGCAAGACCTACTGGTACCCGGAGCTTCCGGGGGCCGGTGTGAAGGTCCCGAACAACGGGGTCAACATCAAGGTCACCGGTCAGAGCGACACCTCGATGACCGTCAAGGTCTCGAAGCGCAGCTGA
- a CDS encoding response regulator yields MTRVMIVDDHPMWREGVARDLGSRGYDVCATAADVAGGIRIALATRPDVVVMDLQLGEGSGVDATREITAALPDTRVLVLSASAEQADVLAAVKNGASGYLVKSASLDEFDDAVRRTAEGDAVFSAGLAGLLLGEYRRLGAGPEVPQLTERETDVLRLVARGLTAKQIATRLVLSHRTVENHVQNTLRKLQLHNRAELVRYAIEHGIDSSEDEPAPPTHQRPTS; encoded by the coding sequence ATGACCAGGGTGATGATCGTCGACGACCATCCGATGTGGCGCGAAGGTGTCGCCCGGGATCTCGGCAGTCGTGGGTACGACGTCTGCGCGACGGCCGCGGACGTCGCGGGCGGGATCCGGATCGCGTTGGCGACCCGACCGGACGTGGTGGTGATGGACCTGCAGTTGGGGGAGGGGTCCGGGGTCGACGCCACCCGGGAGATCACCGCTGCACTGCCGGACACCCGGGTGCTCGTGCTGTCGGCCAGCGCGGAGCAGGCCGACGTACTGGCTGCGGTGAAGAACGGCGCCTCCGGTTATCTGGTGAAGTCCGCATCGCTGGACGAGTTCGACGACGCTGTACGCCGTACTGCTGAGGGCGATGCAGTGTTCAGCGCGGGCCTGGCCGGGTTGCTGCTGGGGGAGTACCGGCGACTCGGTGCCGGGCCAGAGGTGCCGCAGCTGACCGAGCGGGAGACCGACGTACTGCGGCTCGTCGCTCGCGGGCTGACCGCCAAGCAGATCGCGACCAGGTTGGTGCTGTCGCACCGAACCGTGGAGAACCACGTCCAGAACACCCTGCGCAAGCTGCAACTTCACAACCGCGCGGAGCTCGTCCGCTACGCCATCGAGCACGGCATCGACTCCTCCGAAGACGAGCCAGCGCCGCCGACGCACCAGCGGCCGACATCTTGA
- the macS gene encoding MacS family sensor histidine kinase translates to MEDVRSRGDSADLLLPLWRALVVFRVITWGFACFGVWSRWDGIYRPSGAIIQLAIMGAWTVVASIGYSRHWGRRNTRLALADLLVTIGCMYATLLAQPLLDIRGGASVLTSVWAAGPVIALGISRGRDGGLLGAAAISLALLSLRGVDNAAKILSNVQLLLVSGLVVGYAATTMRRANLRLREAIAAESAAAERLRLGRSIHDGVLQVLAQVQRRGTAIGGEAAELATLAAEQEVALRTLMASRPLTGDRGRIDLCMLLIPFATTRVDVVVPAEQVLLPTATATELVAVVKEALSNVDKHAGPAARSWVVVEDLGDEVLLSVRDDGTGTTPDRLEQAGSDGHLGVSQSIRGRITDLGGSVSVRTAPGEGTEWEMRVSTS, encoded by the coding sequence ATGGAGGATGTCCGGTCGCGTGGTGACTCCGCGGACCTGTTGTTACCGCTGTGGCGCGCGTTGGTGGTGTTCCGCGTGATCACCTGGGGGTTCGCCTGCTTCGGCGTCTGGTCCCGGTGGGACGGCATCTACCGGCCGTCCGGGGCGATCATCCAGCTCGCCATCATGGGCGCCTGGACCGTCGTCGCCTCCATCGGCTACAGCAGGCACTGGGGACGGCGGAACACCCGGCTTGCTTTGGCGGACCTCCTGGTGACGATCGGCTGCATGTACGCGACCTTGTTGGCGCAGCCGCTGCTGGACATCCGCGGCGGAGCCTCAGTACTCACTTCTGTCTGGGCAGCAGGCCCAGTGATTGCTCTGGGCATCTCCCGGGGCAGGGACGGCGGCCTGCTCGGCGCTGCGGCCATCAGCCTTGCTCTGTTGTCGCTCCGCGGCGTGGACAACGCGGCGAAGATCCTCAGCAACGTCCAGCTGCTCCTGGTCTCCGGACTGGTCGTCGGGTACGCCGCGACCACCATGCGCCGCGCCAACCTGCGCCTGCGCGAGGCGATCGCGGCTGAGAGCGCTGCGGCTGAGCGGCTCCGCCTGGGCCGGTCGATCCATGACGGAGTACTGCAGGTGCTCGCCCAAGTACAGAGACGCGGTACTGCGATCGGCGGCGAGGCAGCGGAGCTTGCGACGCTCGCAGCCGAGCAGGAGGTCGCACTGCGCACCCTGATGGCATCCCGGCCGCTGACAGGTGACCGGGGACGGATAGACCTCTGCATGCTGCTGATCCCGTTCGCCACGACGCGGGTGGACGTCGTAGTACCGGCAGAGCAGGTGCTGTTGCCGACGGCGACTGCTACTGAACTGGTTGCCGTGGTCAAAGAGGCCCTGAGCAACGTGGACAAGCACGCCGGGCCGGCCGCGCGGTCGTGGGTGGTGGTCGAGGACCTCGGTGACGAGGTGCTGCTGTCCGTCCGCGACGATGGGACCGGGACGACCCCCGACCGGCTCGAACAGGCCGGATCCGACGGGCACCTCGGAGTGAGCCAGTCGATCCGCGGCCGGATCACCGATCTGGGTGGCAGCGTCTCGGTCCGGACCGCTCCGGGCGAGGGGACGGAGTGGGAGATGAGAGTGAGCACCTCATGA